DNA sequence from the Glycine soja cultivar W05 chromosome 18, ASM419377v2, whole genome shotgun sequence genome:
atatatatatatatatatatatgctatgGAGCTTGTAGTTCAATTGACAGCAGTCCAAGTCTTCAAGAATTGAGTGGGGTATGGATATCACAAGTTCAATGTTCTTCCATGCCAAAAGGTGCTGATCGAAAGAGGGGGCTCAATTctcaaccaaaaaaataaattctcgaacaaaaatatatttcaaattgCAACACAAAGGTAGCAACAATTAACTTCAATCAGACAGTGTTAATTTGCTTTTACAAACCCGAggcaaaacaatttttttcatttagatGTGGCAAGTGACAACAAATGTTGAACCCTAAGAAACTGTTACATGATGCTTCAACTCAGTAATATTCTTAGGTCACTTTGAAGCTTCAGCTGATAGATCTTAGGAGACAAATTTACAAGTCAACTACTATATGGACACAGGTCTGAACTCAACTCaactatcaacaaaaaattaggTCACTGCCCAAAACATTTCATTATGGAAGAGGTAAAAGCAGAAGTCAGAAATTTCATTCCAGCAGATCCACCAGGAAAGTATGATATAGAATAGTAGCCAAGTGAGAGAACCTGCAACCAAagtcaaaatttcaatttcaatacaaGACGGATAGTTTTATAAAGAAACATTacagaagaaaatataaaaaaaaatatgcaagacACATCTCCACACTCCCCAGCTGCTGGAAGCTTGGAACCATGTTAAACATACaatacacacacatcaaataaagTGCACTACCAAGAGTGCGGAAATAACagttcttaaatttatattggTTTTGCTACATTGAAGGAATTGTTCCTAATTGCTATAATAAATTCTCTGTAATCAATACATATCCTATTTGCTCATTATAAATAAAGGCTTTGGTGGTCATCCAAGACGCACATTTTCTATACAAATTCtatatggtatcagagcagatTATTGTTATTCTTGGGTGAGGTATCACAATAATCGTGTCTCACTGGGGACCCACTGTCCCTGGTGGGCCCTTCGCTCGTCGTTTCTTTTCAATAACCAGTTTAAGCTTTTCTGGCCACTAACCCATGGATCTTCCTTCCGTCGATCTACACTGCACCATTGACGGCGTCTTGAAGAACCACTGACACGTTCTCACACAAGTCTTTTTGCTCATGCAGGCCCATATTGTGGTGAACAATACTATGCTGAGCCTCTGCCCTTGTTTGGTAGCCTTCCCAACACCCTGTGCCTACCTGCGACCATCATTGCCTGTCTTTGATGACCCAAAACCCCACAACCGCGCTGCCGTCAGCCACCACACATGCCCCCAGGCAGGTGCATCTCACGCTTTCAATGCGTGCTCTTTTCACAGGTGAACAGTACCCATCATAACTGCAGGCCTCCGTTGACTGCTGCCTGCTGCCGAGCCATCATTTATTCAGCAAAACCACACAGCTAGAGCCACCTTTCCTTTCTAGTAGGTTTACCACATTTGTAACAAGCTTGGTCCAAATCACatatatgctccagcttgagggaGAGTGTTAGATCACATAATattctcttatttattattagatagCAATTAGGGATTTACTTCTTATTAATCTCATTATTAGATTGATCCTATGTAATCAATATTGATCCTATTTgctcataataaataaaggcTTTGTGTGATCATCCCAGACACACCCAGTTTCTATACAAATTCTGTATAAACAATgctcaaaagtaaaaaaaaaaaaaaaaaaaaacttgagcaTGCCTTAAATCAAcagcaaatgaaaacaataactCATGGGAGTTGGAGAACGGCAAGCTACAAAGAAGCATTTTGAGGATATGTGAAACTGATACCTGCACTACAGAGAATACCACAGAGAGAATGTAGCTGTGAAGCACCATTGATACATATATGGTACCAATCATACTGCCTAAAAAAGCCAATGTGAAAGGGAGCCTctgaaaaataattacaaagagAGACAGTTAGGAAGAAGCAGCAAACATGTGCAATTAAATCAAAAAGACTATTTTCTCCCCAAAAAGCCCAAACAAACTCAATTTGAAGCAACATATAGTGACTGGACAAGCTTTTTATTACCATGCAAGCAATAGGAAATGAAATTCTAGCAAGTTACCTCCATTGACAACATGTgagcaagctgattctttggaCCCTTGAGAGCAAAGAATGATCCAATAATAAATCCACACCCAAGTGTAAAGCAAAGAGCAAACTTTTGGGGCATAACCACCATGATGGGCAGAAATAATGTAAATGCTATGAAAACAAAGAAGACTCCACTAGCAAGAAACAAACCAAAATACACAAGCGCTTTGCCAGAAGGCACATTGCTAGTGGCAGACTGGAAATTGCCAGGTAGATCTCTCACACCTTTAGAAACCCTAAACAATAAGAAACAAACTGTGTAACCACTTGAGGACATAAGTTCAGGCAAAATTATCagtatttgttattttgttataaaaggCTTTCTGGACAGCATGTTCTTTCATCATGATGTAGAAAATCCAtttaaaaaaagaggaaaattgaAACGCACACTGTCTGTTTTTCCTGCAGCATTTTATACCATCaagaaaagaaactgaagataaataaaaaatataaataataacaagtCCTCTAGATAGGAGTGGAAATAAAGTCACTCATCTAAGACCTATACTCTAAACCACATCAAGCCTAAGCCAATTAGGCTTACTTACCAAACAAGTCTTGTTGGCTAAGgcttttttaaaagtctatttAGTTAAAAGCATTTCAGACCCAACAGGATGacatataataatttgaatctTATTATTCATGATTTGAATCCTATGATTCGGCTACCCATTGATTTGTATCATAAAATGAATCTCAAATGACTTTGAATCTTATGATTCATGAATGAATTGGTACAATTTCATATCATTGATACGAATCACATGATTCAacacttcattattttttaatttttttacttttctttcacCAATTAATTCTcatgaaagaaattgaaaagtcaTATGAGCTTAAATTGTGAAATGAAAAGGAATTGAAGGAGCACTTCTGACCTTATCCAATTTGATTATTCCACTACTAcactaataattttgttttatgagaTTTATGGTTAATTTGTTGTATCCATTTctagtttaaaattattacattgaaGACTAATACAATATATAACATTTGTGATatatttgaagttatttttcttgtttttgaatCTTATGATTCAATACAAATGATTCACAATTCAAAAATTAGCTAAGCTATTCAAGATTTGAATCTCACTTTGATAAACTGGGGCTGGCAtccttaaataaataatgtgttATTAACTTTTTACTGTAATATTGAGATTATATACTTATTGATATATGGGGCTAAAGTCAGCTGACCTACATATAAATTTAGGTCCATTAACCTATTTAAAACTTACAAGTATGTTTTTTACCCATAAAAGAGTCTTACAACAAAGTACGTTTTTATGCAAGTTTTTAGGCTAAGTTAAGCTTCCAATTCCAAGTTCTAAAAAGGCTAGAAGGCTTAGGCCCTACAAAGCCCCACCTCAAGTAATATGAGATGCCCAGTGGAGTAAGTCCCACATCAAGTAATATGAGATGCCCGGTGGAGTACTTAAGTGGCTTGGTTCTCCCCCCTCAACAGCTAACTTTTATGGGAGGGTACCCTAAGTGCTTGAGTGCTTGTCAATTGATATACGCCAGCTCCTCTCAAGGGAAGTGCTATTATAGAGACTTGGATATTATGGGCGCCTAAGTCCAACATTGAGTAGTATGGGATGCTTGGGGAAGTACTTAAGTGGCTTGGTTCTAGCTTTTAAGGAAACAAGTGCTTGAGTGATTATCAAAAACTTTTTTATGAACAATGACACACTaccaaaactaataaaaaatgtttttaatacaATAGATATTAAATGGTTTAACTTTGAATTTTGCAAAACCAAGCTTGGTTGGTCTTCCTTCATTTGTCttccctccattcatcttctgcctctctctctctctctctctctctaaactcCTCACTTTCTCATGTTAAACCAACTTCACCAAAACCCCCTCAAACAATGATGAAGGACAAAGGCAGCAAAGATGAAATATAATGGTGATGGCAAATGAACTTTGACAGCTCTACAAGAATGAGCAAGCAGCTGCTAACTAAACTGATCTAGGAGCAAGTACAGTGGAACTACAACTACACTAAGACTATGTTCTGcttttcaccaaaaaaagaacttaaactTGACTCATCCGGTTTGTACACTCCAATCAGTTTACCAATTTTTGACAAAACTGTCTGTCCCACCAATTCGTACTGAGTTGCCAGCATCTCTGATATAATGTGTGAATTACCTAGCCAGTCCACTGTTCAGACTAGAAAGTCTGATCTGAGTTTCATAATTATGTAACAAAATGAGTGGTGATGTCTACAAATAAGTTATCTCTAGTGAAATGGATATGTATCTCAATGTGTTTGGTCATCTCATAAAATACTAGATTTGAGGCAATACGTAGTGCAATTTGATTATCACAAATGAGTGTCATCTAGCTGACCTCACCAAATCTAATTCCAAGAACTAATTGGTTGAGCCAAATGAATTCACAAGCAGCTGATGTTATGACTTGGTATCTACTCCAACACTTGGCATTGTGATAGCATTATGTTTTTGACTTTTCAAAGATATCAAATTATCTCCAATGAATACACAATATCCAACAATGTAATCCTAAATTCCTAATCACCAAGGGGGCAAACCCAATCAGCATTTGAGTATCCAACGATCTGAGTATGACCATTATCCTCATAGATAGTAAACTTTCTTGGAACTCATTTAATGTACTTCAAGGTACAAACTAATGCATTCTAAGGAGACACTAGATGTCATTGCTGTAAAGAACCTCGACAAGCTTCCAATGACTCACAAGTGAGATGAGCGCAAAAAATATGCTCAATGGATGCATTAATGGTGGAATTGATAATGCTACATATACAGGTATCAATTTTAGTCCATGTAGAGTGCTTGCTAATAGCCATAGAGCCAGCGTTGGTTAACAAGCCAAGGTTTGACATGCAAAGCCTATGTGTTGTAGTTGCTCCCATCCAACTTGTCAATGGAGAGTACAATGACATAGTTTGAGAATAGGGGGCTTAGTCTCGGAATGTCTTTGGAAGCAGCTGATGTCGCAGATCCAGCCAAGGGTCACAATGGGTGGTGGGGAAGACAATGcaacaaaaaaccaaaaagcacCTTTCAAAGGGGCACATCCAACTGATCCAAGTAGAGGTCAAATGGAAGAGAGGACCAGAGGTCCAAATAGAGGTGAATACATGTAGAGGAGAGATACTGTGATATGTCACCAACTTGTGGTGGTGCATAACATTTCCACTGGAGGTGGGGTCCAGTGGGAAAACAACCTGTGGTTGAAATAAATATGTTGGGGGTGGCTGGCTATGCATTGGCGGGGGGAGGGGGGGATCAAATGACATTAAGACAATAGTGGAGCAGTGGTAGCAGCTGAAAACAGGGTATGAACAAGCCAGCACTGGGGGAGGGGGGAAGAAACTGGAAATGAGACAGTTTTtctgaaaaaaagaatcaccaatgGGCAGCCAGTTGATCCAGCAGGTATACATGGATTAGGGCTGCATCTTAGCAAGCTCTTAATTCCAtgttaatgaaaaagaaatttgagAAACATTTGATAAAATGTGTGTCAAAGCTATACAAATACAGCAAAGCTAAATTATattagactaaaaaaataactaaacaaattacaattaccttaattatcataattacaTGATCTTTTTAGCCTACACAATGTATCTAGACACTATTTACATGTTTTCCAACAGTTTTCCCCGTCCCAAAGTGCCTATACTAGATAATCATAAATTACAATCATAGCTCTAAGCATCTAACTTATATACTAAGCCTCTCACAGTCTCACTAATATAACTGTAAGTAACAAAGTTTTTCTCTTAAAGCATAGCTTGACAGCAAAAAACAAATGGCAATACATCCATTATCAGTGTATGACAGCTAACTATTGAGTAGAAGTTTGGGTTCAGCCTCaacgaaaaaataaaaaatggatcaTTATAGCTCACCAATTGTTTTTgcaaaataataacaatggtCGGTGGTAAGGTCTAGCTTGCTCAAGCCATGACTGTACCAATACATCAACACATTCATGATTTGTCATGTATGTACACATAACATCAACTATTGAGTTAACTCAATTTAGCGTCATTATTTATTTCCCTTAAAAGTATTTCCAGAGAAGTTTATCTAAACAGCCCCAATATATGACCAATATTTCCCACCCGAAGCTTCTCAGGCACGGATCTGGGGTTTCACTCGACAGAACCAAACGAACATTATGTCATTTTctctaaataacaaataatagcaactaaaaaatcatgaaaaatagaACGATATAAGTTCTTGACATCTTTCTCCTATGAAGCAAATGGCAGGTGGAGATTGCTTACACGCTGAAAGTGCCGGAAACGGTGTCGTTGGCAGACCTAACGGCGGATTCGATATCGAAGGGGAAAGCGGAGGAGTCCTCAGAGGATTGGGCGGATGCGTAGGAGTTCCAATCGGCCAGCAACGACGACGCCGGCTTCGCCTCCTCCTCGCTGCTCTGCCCCGAGAACCAACCCTGCATTTTTCTCGCCGATTCCCACAAATGCAATTGCGATCTTTGCTTGAAGAAAGTCACAAACCTTCGAGAAGGGGAAATGGAACGAGGGTTTGTGATTCGCTCTCCCTGGATTAGATTTAACTGTTGCGTGCTGAGTCTTACTGTTACCTGTTAAGCAATGGATTCCATAGTTGAGTGCTGCTCGTGCAATGTATATGATGAAATCACTAGTGGATTGCTTCGACAATTTTCCactattctttatttatttaactctttttttttaaattttaattaccaATTATTACATTGAATTATtccttaaaattatgaaaattactCCTAAATAGACGGGTCTGACCCGTCTCA
Encoded proteins:
- the LOC114396685 gene encoding protein transport protein SFT2-like — encoded protein: MQGWFSGQSSEEEAKPASSLLADWNSYASAQSSEDSSAFPFDIESAVRSANDTVSGTFSVVSKGVRDLPGNFQSATSNVPSGKALVYFGLFLASGVFFVFIAFTLFLPIMVVMPQKFALCFTLGCGFIIGSFFALKGPKNQLAHMLSMERLPFTLAFLGSMIGTIYVSMVLHSYILSVVFSVVQVLSLGYYSISYFPGGSAGMKFLTSAFTSSIMKCFGQ